The Vigna unguiculata cultivar IT97K-499-35 chromosome 6, ASM411807v1, whole genome shotgun sequence genome contains a region encoding:
- the LOC114188361 gene encoding uncharacterized protein LOC114188361, whose product MLLDEEWRCSKFENGLHGDLRLMVAPLSIKDFAALVEKARVMEKIKVEGVFFPSGYNSVLLVWGIDKRNVCPQLASFKRCNNCGKEGHFGRDCPNLTRTLTRPSIPAPAQNQQRRGSNRPQASNIVYAMTRAEVAGSGNLVMGRCVIADKSACVLYDSRVTHSFVSETCVQRLGLPVCELQCNLVMSTPASG is encoded by the exons ATGTTGCTGGATGAAGAATGGCGATGCAGCAAATTCGAGAATGGTCTCCATGGAGATCTTCGGTTAATGGTGGCCCCACTATCGATCAAGGACTTTGCAGCTTTGGTGGAGAAGGCTAGGGTCATGGAGAAGATTAAGGTGGAG GGAGTCTTCTTCCCATCAGGGTACAATTCAGTGCTACTAGTGTGGGGGATCGATAAGAGGAATGTTTGCCCCCAGCTTGCAAGCTTCAAgaggtgcaacaactgtggcaaggaaggccactttggcaGGGATTGCCCCAACCTCACGAGGACACTGACACGTCCCTCAATTCCGGCCCCAGCCCAGAACCAACAGAGGAGGGGaagcaacaggcctcaggcatCAAATATAGTGTACGCCATGACAAGAGCGGAGGTAGCAGGCTCAGGTAACCTCGTCATGGGTCGTTGTGTGATTGCTGATAAATCTGCATGTGTATTGTATGACTCTAGAgtgacacactcttttgtgtcagaAACTTGTGTGCAAAGGTTAGGTCTACCAGTTTGTGAGCTACAATGTAACCTTGTGATGTCCACTCCGGCGTCCGGTTAG